DNA from Comamonas serinivorans:
GCCGGTGGCCCCCGCGCTGTCGATCGAGCTCGACGCCCAGCCCGCAGCCCACGCGGGCGGCCGCCGCGCCTTGCGCGTGACGGCCCATGGCAACAGCGCCCGCTTTCCCGACTTGCTGACGCTGGTGCAGCACGCCAGCGGCCTGGCGCTGCACGCGGTGCAGGCCTTTCGCTCGCGCGTGCCACAGACGCGCTTTGCCCTGCAGAAGGACGGCCTGAGCCTGGCCACGCACCAGGTCTGGCTGTGCCACCACGACTGCGACGGCCTGGTGGGCCTGCACCTGGCGCTGCCGCCCTGGCCCGCCGAGCAGCAAGGCCTGGCCCGGCACATGGCGCAGGCGATGCTGGGCCACGTGCTGGGCGAGTGGGACCTGGCGATCCGCGTCGGCCCCATCGCCTTCGTGCCCCGGCTCGAGCGCCAGCGCGCGCCCTGCCCATTGAGCGAGTATGCAGCCGCCTTCGATGCGTTTTCATCGGGGACCCTGGGATACACCCAAGATTTTCCGCTCGAGGACGACGGCCCCTGGCGCTTTCAGCCGCTGCACGACGTGCACGACCGACCCCAGCAGCTGCTGGTCATCAACGCAGGCGCCCAGCGCGTGGCCCTGCGGCCCGAGCTGGGCCACGCCGTCTGGTGGTCGCTGCCGGTGTGGGACGAGGCCAGCCTGGTGCGCGCGCACGAGCTGCAACACGCCGTGGCGCTGCAGCTGCAGCGGCAGCGCACCGGCGTGCTGGCCCTGGCCACGCTGGAGCAGGGCGAGCGCCGCACCGCCCAATACCAGGCCAGCAGCCCACGCGAGGTGGCGCAGGCCGTGGCCCGGGCGACGGCGCAGGCCGGCCTGGACGACGCCGATGCCGCCGCGCTGCGCGCCGCCTGGGACCCGCGCTGGCAGCACTACCGCGAGGCCGCGCGCCTGGGCGAGCAGCTGGCGCAGTCCCCCGACCCGCTGTTCGAGCAGCTCGGCGCGGTCTGAGCGCCGGCTTCGGGGCGCCAGCCGATGGGCCGCCGCGCCCGCTCTGCGCGTCTTGGCCGGCCCAGCCCGACACCGTGCGTTCGCCCCGCCCCGTCGGCCTTCCCACCAAGCCACCGGCCGTCGCCCAGGCCGGCCGATCCCGCGCCACGGCCCCCGCAGGCAGGCGGGCCACACCCCGCGGCGAGCGCGTGTGGCGGCGTGGGCACACGCCCTGGGCGCACGCGGGCCAGGCGTCATCCTGGCCGCACGTACGCCCCGTCAGCCCCTATCATTCGACACCCCATGACCACTGCGGCGACCGCATGCAAATCATCATTCTGGGCGCCGGCCGCGTTGGCGAAAGCGTGGCCGAGACCCTGGCCTCGGAACAGAACGACATCACGGTGATCGATCCCGACGGCGCGCGCCTGCGGTCGCTGGAGGACCGCATCGAGGTGCGCGGCGTCATGGGCGACGGCACCCAGCCGTCGGTGCTGGCCCAGGCCGGAGCCGAACACACCGACCTGTTCATCTCGTGCACGGCCGACGACGCCGTGAACCTGGTGGCCTGCAAGGTGGCCTACAGCCGCTTCAACATCCCCAAGACCATCGCACGGCTGCGCTCGCAGGAGTTCGTCGAGGGCGAAACCCTGCTGACCAAAGAGGGCTTCGCCGTCGACCAGGTGATCTGCCCCGAGGCCTCGGTCACGCGCTACATGCACCAGCTCATCGAGTACCCCGAGGCCCTGCAGGTGCTGGTGTTCTCGCAGGGGCGCGCGCACCTGGTGGCCGTGCGCGTGGCCACGGGCAGCGAGATGGCGACGCGCACGCTGGCCGAATTCAGCGCCCGCAACCCGGATTGCCAGCTGCGCCTGGTCGCCGTCTACCGCAACGACAAGGAGATCCCGCTCGACCCGTCGGTGCGCATCTTCCCGGGCGACGAGGTGTTCTTCATCGTCGACCGCGCGCTGGTGCGCGATGCGCTGCGGCTGATCCGCGGCCCCGAGGTGCCGGTGCGGCGCGTGATGATCGCCGGCGGCGGCCGCGTGGGCAAACGCCTGGCCGGCAGCCTGGAAGGCATGTGCCAGGTCAAGGTGATCGAGTCCAGCCTGGAGCGCTGCAAGTCGCTGGCCGAAGACCTGCCGTCCGAGATGCTGGTGCTGCAGGGCGACGCGTCGGACGAGGACCTGCTGGTGGACGAGAACGTGGGTGACATGGACCTCTTCGTGGCCGTGACCAGCGACGACGAGGACAACATCATGTCGGCCATGCTGGCCAAGCGCCTGGGTGCCCGCCGCGTGATGGCCATCGTCAACCGCCGCGCCTATGCCGACCTGATCCAGGGCGGCGCCATCGACATCGCCGTGTCGCCCGCGCAAGCCGTGATCGGTGAGCTGCTGCGCCAGGTGCGGCGCGGCGCCGTGGCCGCGGTGCACAGCCTGCGCCGGGGCCAGGCCGAGGCGCTGGAGGGCATTGCCCACGGCGACGCCAAGCATTCGCACCTGGTGGGCCGGCGCATCGAACAGATCAAGCTGCCCGAGGGCGTGCGGTTCGGCGCCATCGTGCGCACGGTGGACGAGCGCGTCGAGGTGCTGATGCCGCACCACGGCACCGAGATCCAGACCGACGACCACCTGATCCTGTTCCTGCCGCACAAGCGCCTGGTGCGCGAGGTGGAGAAGCTGTTCCAGGTCAAGGCCACGTTCCTCTGAACGAGCAAGTCCAGTATCAGTCGTTTCCCGTTTTGATGAAAACGCACACTGCGGCATACCCCATACCGTCATGAAGCGATTCGACGCTGCCTTCCTGGCCCTGTCCTGGGTCATCATGGCCTTCTCCTTCGCCTTCTGGGTGCCCATGGCCTGGGACTTCTTCGGCGAAGCCCACGGCAAGGACACCAAGGTCTGGCTGTGGAGCTTTGCCTTCACCTTCACCACCGGCCTGTGGCTGTGGGAGCGCACGCGCCGGGCCGCCCGCGAGCTGTCGGTGCGCGACGGCTTTCTGCTCGTGACCCTGGTGTGGGTGGTGCTGCCGGCCTACGCCTGCATCCCGTTCCTGTTCAAGGTCGAGGGCATCGACTTCACCAACGCCTACTTCGAGGCCATGAGCGGCCTGACCGGCACCGGCGCCACCTCGCTCGCCGGGCTGGACCTGCTGCCCCTGTCCGTCAACATCTGGCGCTGCTTCATGCAGCTGATCGGCGGCCTGGGCATCATGCTGCTGGCGGTGGCGGTGCTGCCCTTCCTGGGCCTGGGCGGCATGCAGCTGTACAAGGCGGAGATGCCCGGCCCCATGAAGGACACGCGGCTGACGCCCCGGATTGCCGAAACCGCACGCGGCCTGTGGAGCGTGTACTTCAGCCTGTCGCTGGTGTGCTTTTTCGCCTACCGCCTGGGCGGCATGAGCTGGGCCGACGCCTTCATGCACATGTGCACAACCGTCGGCCTGGGTGGCCTGTCGTCGCACGACCAGAGCTTTGCCTACTGGAACTCGCCCACGCTGGAGTGGCTGGCCATCCTGTTCATGCTGCTGTCGGGCATCAGCTTCGCGCGTTACTTCGTGCTATGGCGCCAGCGCAGCGTGGGCATCCTGACCCGAGACGCCGAAGTGCGGGCCTACATTGCGGTGATGGGGACCTGCATCCTCATCACCCACTTCGTCTTGCAAAGCACCGAAACCATCGTCTCTCCCGGGGAAGCCTTCCGCACGGCCGCCTTCCAGGTGGTCTCGGTGGCCACGACGACGGGATTCACCACCGTGGACTATGCGCTTTGGCCGTCGTTCCTGCCGGTTCTGCTGCTGCTGCTGGGCAGCTTCGTCTCTTGCGCGGGATCGACCGGTGGCGGCATCAAGATGATCCGCATGCTGGTGCTGGTGCAGGTCGCCCGGCGCGAGCTGGCGCGCATCCTGCACCCGCGCGCGGTGCTGCCGCTGAACTTGGGCAACCGCCCGGTACCCGAAGACGTGGTCTGGGCCGTGATGGCCTTCATGCTGATCTACTGCAGCACCATCGTGCTGCTGGCCCTGGTGTTGCTGGCGTCGGGTCTCGACATGGTCACCGCTTTCACGGCCGTGCTGGGCATGGTCAGCAACGTCGGCCCCGGCCTGGGCCAGGTGGGGCCCGCCGGCAACTTCTCGGTACTGAACGACTTCCAGATCTGGGTCTGCTCGCTGGGCATGCTGCTGGGGCGGCTGGAGATGATGTCGGTGCTGGTGCTGTTCACCCCGCGTTTCTGGCGGCGCTGACCCCTTTACAAGCAGTATGACCCGGTTGCCGTTTCTCAATCAACGACCATCGGACCATGCTGCATCCAGCCCATCAACCAGCCAGGCCGTCGGGTTGACCGTCCGGTTCCCCATCGGGCGGGTCACCCAGCCTGCCGCGCGACTCGCCCGGGGCAGCGGCCGGCGCGGGCCCGTCAGACGGCGGCGCTCAGGGTCAGCTTGACCTCGCCCAGGCCGGCGATCTGGCCTTCCAGCACGTCGCCCACCACCACGGGCCCCACACCTTCGGGCGTGCCCGTCATGATCAGGTCGCCGGGCTGCAGGTGATACAGGCGCGACAGGTTGGCGATCACCTCGTCCACGTTCCAGATCTGATCGGCCAGGTCACCCGACTGGCGCAGTTGGC
Protein-coding regions in this window:
- the trkA gene encoding Trk system potassium transporter TrkA, translated to MQIIILGAGRVGESVAETLASEQNDITVIDPDGARLRSLEDRIEVRGVMGDGTQPSVLAQAGAEHTDLFISCTADDAVNLVACKVAYSRFNIPKTIARLRSQEFVEGETLLTKEGFAVDQVICPEASVTRYMHQLIEYPEALQVLVFSQGRAHLVAVRVATGSEMATRTLAEFSARNPDCQLRLVAVYRNDKEIPLDPSVRIFPGDEVFFIVDRALVRDALRLIRGPEVPVRRVMIAGGGRVGKRLAGSLEGMCQVKVIESSLERCKSLAEDLPSEMLVLQGDASDEDLLVDENVGDMDLFVAVTSDDEDNIMSAMLAKRLGARRVMAIVNRRAYADLIQGGAIDIAVSPAQAVIGELLRQVRRGAVAAVHSLRRGQAEALEGIAHGDAKHSHLVGRRIEQIKLPEGVRFGAIVRTVDERVEVLMPHHGTEIQTDDHLILFLPHKRLVREVEKLFQVKATFL
- a CDS encoding TrkH family potassium uptake protein, coding for MKRFDAAFLALSWVIMAFSFAFWVPMAWDFFGEAHGKDTKVWLWSFAFTFTTGLWLWERTRRAARELSVRDGFLLVTLVWVVLPAYACIPFLFKVEGIDFTNAYFEAMSGLTGTGATSLAGLDLLPLSVNIWRCFMQLIGGLGIMLLAVAVLPFLGLGGMQLYKAEMPGPMKDTRLTPRIAETARGLWSVYFSLSLVCFFAYRLGGMSWADAFMHMCTTVGLGGLSSHDQSFAYWNSPTLEWLAILFMLLSGISFARYFVLWRQRSVGILTRDAEVRAYIAVMGTCILITHFVLQSTETIVSPGEAFRTAAFQVVSVATTTGFTTVDYALWPSFLPVLLLLLGSFVSCAGSTGGGIKMIRMLVLVQVARRELARILHPRAVLPLNLGNRPVPEDVVWAVMAFMLIYCSTIVLLALVLLASGLDMVTAFTAVLGMVSNVGPGLGQVGPAGNFSVLNDFQIWVCSLGMLLGRLEMMSVLVLFTPRFWRR